GTGTGGTGACCATGCCATGGCCTTCACAGCAGCGTTGTGCTCCGTAAATTTAAGCACTGGTTTTTTTGACGGTCCATCGTAGACATATACAACGTTATCATTTCCGCCTGAAGCCAGCCTATTTTCATCTACGTTCCACTTCAGCCCACAAACCTCCTGGGAATGTGTATTGGCCGTCTCAAAATAGTGTTCTGGCATCCTCACATCCCTATGGAGTATCTTGTGGTCCCTACTTCCAGAAGAAAGTATATGTTGGTTCCAAGACAAACACGCCACACGATCTAGATGCCCAGAGAGAGTCCTTATACATTTCTGTTTTACCACGTCGTGCAATTCCACCAGGCCATTGCCAAGGCCTACTGCTAAATGTGAACCTGAATTTACCCAGCTTAAACTCGTGTACTCGTCATCCGTTTCGCAGAGCTGTACAACCTCATTACTATTATCATCAGTCAAAAAGACAGTCTTCCCTAGGGCAACCGCAAGCATGTCTGTGCTCGACCAGTCTATGAGGTCGTAATAAAAATCGTCGGCAAGAGATGGTGCGTCCAGCACACGATATGGCACTTTGGCGATCTCTCGCAGTTTCTTCCCCGGTGagagcagcaggcgctgcgTGTCAGGACGCACTGGAGAGACAGAGTTGAGAAACTGGTTGTGAATTAGCGACGCCGTCGAGTTCCGTGTCCCGTTCCGCTCTCTATAGGTGAGCAGGCTCGCTGCACGCACGTTATTAGACATTGGCCTCTGGAGCCCATCTCCACCCGCAAATGTCAGTCTCTTGGGCGTGGTCGGTGCAGATGAGGTCGAGTGGTCTGATGAATTTGACTTCGGGGGCGTACTGGGCCCCTCGGCACTGCGTGACGCAGTGTAATGGATTCTCTCGATGTTGTCCTCGTTCGCGTCTGCATCCTGCGACAGCCGGTCGCCAAACAGCTCATTCTTCAAGATGGTATCGAAAGTCTGGTGAGCCTGTCGTTCCTTTTGGAACTCCAGCTGGTTGTCAGATGTCGCAGCCGATACATACGTCAAACTTGAAGTGCACCCGATCGACAGCACAGTATTCAGGTCCATGTTGGTGCGGTTAGGCATAAGCCGATCCGTATATGTGTTGCTCGACCTTGGTCGCCTGACGGGCGACGAAAGCAGCGATGAAGCTGAAGAAGAGCCGGATATTGGCCTCTTTGCAACCCGGTTGGCCGACTGCGACTTCTTGATGGGCGACGATGATGGCGTATTATCCATAAATGGGCTCCCAGTACCCTCCATAGTTCCTCCTGACTTTCTATTCACCTAGCCCCGAAGCACACTTCAAATGTCACTGATCAAAATATACATGTTTTGTTACATACTTCTACGCCTAAGATTTTTTTTGCTGTAAGGATGCAATACGCTTACGGTAGCATCAAGAAACCTTGGAAAGCTGATGGTCTTATAGACGGTATAAAATGCTATGTACAATGGCGGTCCACGGCAGCACACGCAGTGGCACGTTCGCGCGGCCGCGTTCGTGTTCTATTCTTAGAGGGCGTCTTCACGTAGACTGCCTGTCCGCGTGGTCCTCTTGCATGCGGTTAATCAGTAAAATGCTTTCGTAGTCTGTCGGAATAATGAAGCGCTGCACTGCAAGGTCATTCCCGCGAACATCAAATCGGTCTCGCGTACGCAGATCGATGTGGACCTCCTCGGCTTCGTCCTGTTCCAACTGATGTCCCAATTCGTCGAGCTGGTCAAACTCATCCTCCTTCTCGCGGTACTCTATGTtctcctccacctcctcAAAGTCCGGCGCGAGTGCACTCCACTTGGGTGGGATGACGATGGACCACACGTAGACATTGCCGGACTCCAGACCGTTGCTCGCGATGGACATGTTGTAGTAGTTCCAGTCTATGtcgagcagctcctcctccggcCCTTCCAGGACACGCACTAGCGTGCCCGACGCGGTCTCCCACACATAGAGGTCGTGCGCCGACGATCCATGTGCCGAGGCAACCAGATACTCGCCTGCATGGTTGCTAAAAGCGACCGAGTTCCACTGTAGCTTGTTTATGACGTCCTGGTACTTGTGCTCCAGCTGCAGTGACGCGGACGTGTCATGCAGAACCAGCGCGTACTGCCGGATGGTGCGGTCCGAGCAGTTGATTGCCATGCGCTCGCCGTACGGCGCCACCTCGATGTTCTTTATGTTGCAGTTGCTGATGAACTCGCTGTGGAGCGCGTGGAACCCTCCGTCCGCGAGAAGGCGGTAGATCACGACCCACCCCTTTGACGTCCCGGTGATGACCACATCCTGCGCCCGCGGGTGCAGGCACGTCACGAGCGTGTTCCCCCGGTCCTCCGCAGCGTCCTCTGCCGGGTCGCGGACCTCTCGAACGTCTGCTGCGCCTGCCGAGAAGtccaccagcagcgcccACCGCTCCTCCACCACCGTCGCTATGCaccgcggctgcgggcCCGCCAGCACCCGGCACATCCAAACCGGCCCATCAAACATGTACTCCTGGTTCTGCCGCCCCACCGCCGCGAGGTCCCACATCTTCACTCTCCAATCCCGCGAGCTGCTCCATAGGTACCGTCCACATTGCGACCACGCCACCGACTGCACCGCTCGTACATGGCCGCCCCCATGGTTTCCCAGCACCGAAATAGGCTTCTTCGTATCCATGTCGTAGATCACCAGAGACCCGTTGGAGCATCCAACTGCCAGGTAGTCACCGCCTGGGCTGAACTCCAGACAATCGCATTGCAGCGGGATTTCAAACGTATATGTTAGCGTCTCAGGGTATTCCTTCAGTACACTGAATGGATCCTGCAACAACCGATTTGCCATCGCCCCTTCCCCGCCTCCAAGCCTCCAACCTGATGCTTTCCTCCAGGCTGTACCTGGAAAGTAAAAAAAAATTCGAACAGCGAACCAGATATGGACACCGAATTGAAGATCTTGTTCCCCCTGGAATCTCAGTATATCGATCGATCAGGCGCTGAAGGCTTCCAGGATGAACTTGAAGACATTTTTACAGGTACTGGTGCTCGGCATGTTGCCGTTGCAGGTCAGTGGGTTCTACTTCTATGTCAATGGTGGAGACCGTAAGTGCTTCCACAGTGAATTAATGAAAGATGCGGTTTTGAACCTGAAGTACAACGTGCAATCGTACGACTCCCAGTCTGGAACGTACCGGGACATGCGGGACGGTGAACTAATGATGATGATCGACATAGAGGAGGTGTTTGACGACAACCACCGTGTTATGCACCAGAAATTGCCGGCGTACGGTACAACTACGTTCAACGCGGTTGACTCTGGCGAGCACAAGGTTTGCGTTCAGCCGCAGTTCCAGGGGTGGATGGCGCGCACCAAGACAAAGATCACGCTTGACTTTGAGATCGGATCGGACCTACTGCTGGATcccaagaagaaggacaagCTGCAGTACCTGCATTCGCGCGTGCTACAGCTCGGCGAGAAGGTGAAGGCGATCCGCAACGAGCAGCGGTTGGTGCGTGAGAGGGAGGCCCAATTCCGCGATGCGTCCGAGAGCGCCAATTCGTGGGTTGTATGGTGTGCGGTCATGACGTTGTTTGTGCTTGGCGGCACATGCTTCTGGCAGGTCAACCACCTGCGCACCTTCTTCATGAAACAGAAAGTGTTGTAAGAGCTCTATATAATTAGGACCTTATATACAGGGCTTTCTTTTGTGAGCATAAGCGCCTGCGACTACGGTAATGTGTGTCGTGGGCACAGGCCGCGTGGGTCGATCTGCAGTTTGCTGCGTATATAACTGTCCCCATTCCGGACTGCGACGCAAAACCAGCCATGAGACGGAGGGATTGACGTGCCACGAAACTCTGTTGGGCCATCTATGGCGTCTCAGGGTGGAGAGGAAACAGAGAGTGACAGGCCACATCAGCAAAAGCAGCAGCCAGACCATCCGCAGCTAGCACGGCGGCTTATGGAACATCTAGGGCGGTTGCGTAACCCCAAATCCGAGTTTGAATTGGGTGAGGGGCACACATCCACCCTCTTCTATGTCGGCAATTGCATTCGGCCATTCGATGCAGATTTATACACCGCCTCCAACAACACGAAGATAGATGAGGGAGATGTTAAAATTATCGAGGACGTCTATAAGGAAGAAATGGAAAGAGTGTATAACTTAGACAAGAGACAATATTCAGCGCTCTCTGGCCCATACTATTTCAAGCATGATAATCCGTTGATTGCGAACGGCAGGGCTTACGCTGCATGGGCCCAAAGGAAAGCTGCAGAGCAAAAGAATACAACGAATGAGACCTAGCACCATACGCAAGCCCTGTATGGGACACTGCGTGCTAGTTAGTAGTCTATTTAAGGTATAGAATTACACGATTGATAACGACCGGATTAGTTGAGAGCTAAAAGGTAAAGGTCGATTTCAGGCGTTTGACCTTTTCTTCGTCTACGCTCGAAGGATCAATCCCAGATACAGGTAAGGTTCCGAAGTCAAAGTGGAACGGAACCGCTTCGGCAGATGCTGCAGTGTTCTCTGCAAATGAGGAGTCATCCTTGGGTAAGTCAGGTTTCGAGAAGGAAAATGCAAAGGGGGTGCGGGATGTCGTATTGTGCTTATCTTCACTTTTATGAACTTGGGAGACTTTCTGAATGCCATTAGAAAAATTGAACGACCCATTCGACTGCAATGAGCTCCCCGATATGTTATTCTCCATGGGCCCGTTAAGAGTAGCTCCGTGGGTATTAGATTCCTCTACTTTGGCCAGAGGTTGAAACGAAAATGTGCTGGTTGCATCAGGTATAGTGTGTGGCTTCTCAGACAAAGTATCCACATTGTGGTCTTTGGGCTTTTGGAAAGAAAAGTTAAATTTAGAGCTCTGTGGAACAGGCTGCCGAGGCGACTTTTCAGGCGACTTTTCAACAGTCACCTCAACGCGCAGCGATGAAGGCCTGGAAGGTTTAAACCCGGACACTGGTTGTGTAGCATGAGGAGGCACGGCCTGCTTTGCATTTGACAACTCCTCTAATGCTGTTGATGTTATCGGCGTTGTCTCTGTGTTGACAGGCTTTGTTGAAGGCTCAATGGTTTTAGCAGCAGATGAGGGTCTGCCTCTGTGCATATGAGAGATATGGGAAGAATATGGGTTGGATAGGCTTGCATACGCACTGCTCTCAGAGATATCTGCTTTCCCCTCCCCATCTAGCAAAGATATCAAAGCAGATGCTGTATGACTCAATTTCTTGGGAGCATGCGTACTCTTAACGGGCTTACTAACAGCATTCTCACTTGTCTTTCTGGTTGTTGTTCCCTGCGATGGAACTTTGGCGGCACTGTACTTGTAGACAGTTGTTCTGTATGGTGATGGAAGTCTTGAGTAGTCAAACACACGGCGCCTTGTAGGTGGAGTAGAGGTTCCAGCAGAATTAGTATTGTGTAGGGCAATGTTACCGTACTTTGGTGTGTAAGATGGCGCTCTCAGAGGAGTGTAAGTGGTGTCCGAAGTTGACCGAAGTACCCTTAGTTCGCTCACCTCCTTTGGTAAGATATTTTTACCGTCGGGAGTTGAAGCTACTGATTGGCTCCTTTTGATCAATGACATGACACCCTCGTATTCAATCTCTGTGAGTGGTGCATCACCTTTTTCTCTAAAGAATTGAGCCAACTTCGCATTTGATATATTAGGCTCATCTTCTTCTCCATCACTCAAGGTGGCTTTAAAGTTGCCACTACTTTCAGCTGTGCCCACTGCTAATGCGCTAGGAAGCTTAACCACAGGATTCCTGGCATCTACGTCATAGAATCCACCAGGAACATGGTAGAGCTTCTGATCCGAGCTTGCATCATCGCTCCGGGACAGATGGCTGAGACGCTCATCGCCATGGAAAAAAGATTTAACTCTTTGCAGCAAAGAAGCTCCCTGATAAACTAGTTAGTTTTCTGCACTCAATAGGCAACGGTCCGTCGCACAATAAACATACCTTCTGAGTCGATGTGCTTGCGTTTCCCACTGATGGGGCAATTACCGGCTTCCTGTAAGGAGCGCTATGTTCTACAGCGCTAGACGTTCGCTTTCGTGAATACATCTTCTGCATCCAAAAGATAGAGATATTGATGTTGTTGCAGTCAAGATGGATGTTCCGCTCGGGAGTTTAAGGAAGGTTGAGGATGGTTTTCCAAAAAAATTATTTCATAATATCCGCAGACTAAAGATACGATAGCCTCTCGGGCAAAAAGGGGGCGAGCTGGGAATTGAACCCAGGGCCTCTCACATGTTTAGTAGTTAAGCCACGGTGAACCGCAACTTCGCTTACCCAAAGCGAGAATCATACCACTAGACCACACGCCCGATTTGTTGTTTTATCTTCACGGACTGAACATAATAATGCCATTGTTAGATCATGTGACTTACATGCTTGGGCGGCTATTGTATGCATGCACTTTACAGTAGTTTGCGCTCTATTGGTGGTCCGACCCACACAATAATTACGGGAACCGGTAAAAGTTATGCTAGTATTAGAATATCTTTATGGATCTAGCTAGTCTTTATAAACTTCATATCCTTCAAACATTATCTATAAGCTTGTAGCCTAGGCCATACGCTTCGAGAGTTCCCTTAAAATCTCGGCCTGTCTACTGGTCACTCCTGCGAATAGCTTACCACACAAGTTTCCTGCAACAAATATTATGTTGGCGACAGCGCAGAACGGAACAGTCGGGAAGATTTGATAGGCACTCAATACCTTGAACTTTAATAACAATGCCAATGTATTATCCTTATCTAATGGCACATCCTTTGCCAGATGGTCTAGATCCAACTTTTCAACCTGCATTGGCTCACTCTCTGGAAGTGGCTGTGGGGAATCGAAAGATCTCCATTGTGGTTTTTCCTCAACGTTGGTCTTTTTACGTTGAAGCATTTTGATATATTGGTTCATCAACTTGTGCGCTTCAAGCTGTATACTCATCAAGCTGCCCACCATTTTCTTTGGCTCTCCTTTGTCTACTGCCAACTTTTTGTTAATTTTCTCAGCACTGAATATGTAGAACTTCAAATAGGTGTTAACTAGCCAATTGAGCTCCTTATGTCTGTTCCTGATGGTAACCTTTAGCGCATGGTGTATGATACCGGTAAGTTCGTCCCACATCATTTCCATTTGATAGACCTGCTCCTTGAGGTATTCAATGTCTGCCATATCTTTGACATTGAGATACGCTAGTGAGAGGCCCTGCCCAATCTGCTCCTTTAGACGTTTACTGTTTTCCTTAATATTGTGAGAGGTAGCCGTTTGCCATGGAAAGGAGTGTTGAGAAATTTCCTTTGGGCTTAAGCTGCCAACTATGGCAGCAGTCTTGATAAATAGGACTTGCTCCTTAGTTAGCGAAGACGAATTTAGCCGCTCTAGCCGGTCCCAGATAACACTTGCTATCTCATAGTTTTTAGTGTCAGGAGAAACATCTTTGTGACCCCAATGTAAAGATATACCAAGTGCGCACTGTACTAACCCTGTAGCGAAAAGAATTAAAGCAAACCTCATTTCCAACTTGTTTTCAGTTAGTTTGAATAGTAAACACGATATCTGTGAGCTTCGAGCGATATAGTATTTGCCTTGATTGTAATTAGGAGATTGGAGAGTTTCGCATGTGTCAGTTTAAGTCTTGTACATATTGTCGCACCGAACATCAGCGTCAGAGACAAATGAATTGAAAAGCCGATTAATTAGCGACAGATataataaaataaaatGAATAGCCCGTTGGTTGTGTCGACACTTTTTGGAACTTAATGTCACTTTCAGAGTAGGCATGCATCCAGCTTAGCGAATTTCTACAAGAAAATGAATTTTAGATGCGTTAGCGTCAACATTTTAAAGCAACAATGATAGGTTTATAAATCCGGAATACAAAATGCATAGCCATTAATAGGTATATAGCTATATTGAAGTTATGAACCAAGTGCTAGATACCAGTCTGACTTTATAATAAAGCCATCAAACGATGTTTCGTCAAGAAGGGCAAGATTCTTGAGCCACTGGACTATATCCTCCATTTCTCTATGACTTACCAACTTCCGAAAGCGCTTCGTTAAAGTTGCAAGGGTAATACCAGGATTAAACAAAATTTCATGTATCGTCATAAACACAAGCTGTTTCCAAACCTGTTCGTTGATTTTTCCTTGCGGGTCAACCCAAAGCCGAGAACACGGTTGGCCTCGCGGAACCGCATCAAAAGGTAGCTTGGGTTCAACCAATTTCTTTTTAGCAAAGAATATCAATGGGGGTGTCAAAGCGGTGACTTCATACTTTCTCGTTGCATAGTACATGGAATTTTCTTTTACGGCCAACGGAACAGTAGTCATATCGATGACACCGCATTCTAACATATCTAACAGCACAGGCATGCTATGGTTGGATGGCTCCTCTCCTATAGCTAAAGCTTTCTCGGAATTCAAAAGTTGAAGTACTTTATTCTTAAATCTAGCTGCCTTCTGAAGTTCCCAGTACTTGCCTTT
This is a stretch of genomic DNA from Eremothecium gossypii ATCC 10895 chromosome VI, complete sequence. It encodes these proteins:
- the ERP1 gene encoding Erp1p (Syntenic homolog of Saccharomyces cerevisiae YAR002C-A (ERP1) and YGL002W (ERP6)) — encoded protein: MNLKTFLQVLVLGMLPLQVSGFYFYVNGGDRKCFHSELMKDAVLNLKYNVQSYDSQSGTYRDMRDGELMMMIDIEEVFDDNHRVMHQKLPAYGTTTFNAVDSGEHKVCVQPQFQGWMARTKTKITLDFEIGSDLLLDPKKKDKLQYLHSRVLQLGEKVKAIRNEQRLVREREAQFRDASESANSWVVWCAVMTLFVLGGTCFWQVNHLRTFFMKQKVL
- the CDH1 gene encoding Cdh1p (Syntenic homolog of Saccharomyces cerevisiae YGL003C (CDH1)) yields the protein MEGTGSPFMDNTPSSSPIKKSQSANRVAKRPISGSSSASSLLSSPVRRPRSSNTYTDRLMPNRTNMDLNTVLSIGCTSSLTYVSAATSDNQLEFQKERQAHQTFDTILKNELFGDRLSQDADANEDNIERIHYTASRSAEGPSTPPKSNSSDHSTSSAPTTPKRLTFAGGDGLQRPMSNNVRAASLLTYRERNGTRNSTASLIHNQFLNSVSPVRPDTQRLLLSPGKKLREIAKVPYRVLDAPSLADDFYYDLIDWSSTDMLAVALGKTVFLTDDNSNEVVQLCETDDEYTSLSWVNSGSHLAVGLGNGLVELHDVVKQKCIRTLSGHLDRVACLSWNQHILSSGSRDHKILHRDVRMPEHYFETANTHSQEVCGLKWNVDENRLASGGNDNVVYVYDGPSKKPVLKFTEHNAAVKAMAWSPHRRATLATGGGTADRRLKIWNVNSGVRLNDVDTGSQVCNMVWSKNTDEIVTSHGYSKFNLTLWDCPTLEPLAVLKGHSFRVLHLTLSTDGTTIVSGAGDETLRYWKLFGKSKFGNQSDSVLTSAFSKLR
- the NUP60 gene encoding FG-nucleoporin NUP60 (Syntenic homolog of Saccharomyces cerevisiae YAR002W (NUP60); 1-intron); this translates as MQKMYSRKRTSSAVEHSAPYRKPVIAPSVGNASTSTQKGASLLQRVKSFFHGDERLSHLSRSDDASSDQKLYHVPGGFYDVDARNPVVKLPSALAVGTAESSGNFKATLSDGEEDEPNISNAKLAQFFREKGDAPLTEIEYEGVMSLIKRSQSVASTPDGKNILPKEVSELRVLRSTSDTTYTPLRAPSYTPKYGNIALHNTNSAGTSTPPTRRRVFDYSRLPSPYRTTVYKYSAAKVPSQGTTTRKTSENAVSKPVKSTHAPKKLSHTASALISLLDGEGKADISESSAYASLSNPYSSHISHMHRGRPSSAAKTIEPSTKPVNTETTPITSTALEELSNAKQAVPPHATQPVSGFKPSRPSSLRVEVTVEKSPEKSPRQPVPQSSKFNFSFQKPKDHNVDTLSEKPHTIPDATSTFSFQPLAKVEESNTHGATLNGPMENNISGSSLQSNGSFNFSNGIQKVSQVHKSEDKHNTTSRTPFAFSFSKPDLPKDDSSFAENTAASAEAVPFHFDFGTLPVSGIDPSSVDEEKVKRLKSTFTF
- a CDS encoding AFL003Cp (NOHBY601; No homolog in Saccharomyces cerevisiae; Syntenic homolog of Saccharomyces kluyveri SAKL0H22528g); translation: MRFALILFATGLVQCALGISLHWGHKDVSPDTKNYEIASVIWDRLERLNSSSLTKEQVLFIKTAAIVGSLSPKEISQHSFPWQTATSHNIKENSKRLKEQIGQGLSLAYLNVKDMADIEYLKEQVYQMEMMWDELTGIIHHALKVTIRNRHKELNWLVNTYLKFYIFSAEKINKKLAVDKGEPKKMVGSLMSIQLEAHKLMNQYIKMLQRKKTNVEEKPQWRSFDSPQPLPESEPMQVEKLDLDHLAKDVPLDKDNTLALLLKFKVLSAYQIFPTVPFCAVANIIFVAGNLCGKLFAGVTSRQAEILRELSKRMA
- the SWD1 gene encoding COMPASS subunit protein SWD1 (Syntenic homolog of Saccharomyces cerevisiae YAR003W (SWD1)), with translation MANRLLQDPFSVLKEYPETLTYTFEIPLQCDCLEFSPGGDYLAVGCSNGSLVIYDMDTKKPISVLGNHGGGHVRAVQSVAWSQCGRYLWSSSRDWRVKMWDLAAVGRQNQEYMFDGPVWMCRVLAGPQPRCIATVVEERWALLVDFSAGAADVREVRDPAEDAAEDRGNTLVTCLHPRAQDVVITGTSKGWVVIYRLLADGGFHALHSEFISNCNIKNIEVAPYGERMAINCSDRTIRQYALVLHDTSASLQLEHKYQDVINKLQWNSVAFSNHAGEYLVASAHGSSAHDLYVWETASGTLVRVLEGPEEELLDIDWNYYNMSIASNGLESGNVYVWSIVIPPKWSALAPDFEEVEENIEYREKEDEFDQLDELGHQLEQDEAEEVHIDLRTRDRFDVRGNDLAVQRFIIPTDYESILLINRMQEDHADRQST